One genomic segment of Rivularia sp. PCC 7116 includes these proteins:
- a CDS encoding TIGR02452 family protein: protein MSKNRDKRAATAKETIDILERGFYQNQQEETIDIQENLQAAIKNSIHYSEEDFSSVFFKLSNKQIKENQNLAQFEINNGTTLNAASRLVNEEGFAKVLCLNFASAKNPGGGFLNGSQAQEESLARATGLYPCISQMTEMYEKNRYSGSCLYLDDMIYSPEVPVIRGDNDELLDKPFLISILTVPGVNAGAVRKNGKKQEINKIESTMLQRTEKLLSVAAVNDYKVLVLGAWGCGVFKNNPHDVAGYFHHHLVENTKFSGLFEKVVFAVLDNTKEESIVDAFRERFNR from the coding sequence ATGAGCAAAAATAGAGACAAACGTGCAGCAACTGCCAAGGAAACTATTGATATTTTGGAAAGAGGATTTTATCAAAATCAGCAAGAAGAAACTATTGATATTCAAGAAAATTTACAAGCTGCAATAAAAAATTCAATTCATTATTCTGAAGAAGATTTTTCATCAGTCTTTTTTAAATTAAGTAACAAACAAATTAAAGAAAACCAAAATTTAGCTCAATTTGAGATAAACAATGGAACTACTTTGAATGCTGCCAGCAGGTTAGTGAATGAAGAAGGTTTTGCGAAAGTACTATGTTTGAACTTTGCTTCTGCAAAAAATCCTGGTGGTGGATTTCTTAATGGTAGTCAAGCACAAGAAGAAAGTTTAGCTAGAGCAACCGGGCTTTATCCTTGTATTTCTCAAATGACGGAAATGTACGAGAAAAATAGGTATAGCGGCTCATGTCTTTATCTAGATGATATGATTTATTCGCCAGAGGTGCCCGTAATTAGAGGTGATAATGACGAATTACTAGATAAACCATTTTTAATTTCGATTTTAACGGTACCCGGTGTTAACGCTGGTGCTGTAAGAAAAAACGGTAAAAAGCAAGAAATTAACAAAATTGAAAGTACTATGTTGCAGCGTACAGAAAAACTATTATCAGTTGCAGCAGTAAATGATTACAAAGTATTGGTTTTAGGTGCTTGGGGATGTGGTGTATTTAAAAATAATCCTCATGATGTCGCAGGATATTTTCACCATCATCTAGTAGAGAATACAAAATTTAGCGGTTTATTTGAAAAGGTTGTATTTGCTGTTTTGGATAATACTAAGGAAGAAAGTATTGTTGATGCTTTTAGAGAAAGGTTTAATCGATAG
- a CDS encoding glycosyltransferase family 39 protein — MLSELKFSIIKQKFRTSKGFSYLSLLVWMLPLLLLGISNNSLMAHDEGLYAWRSRLMFDSGDWINPWETPHHKTPGFYWLIAIFYSLFGISEISVRLPNLIGSILSIFLVYEIGTILLNKKVAWLASAILSVEFLWLQYSRLGTPDVAMVFLVLLGIWSLLKSELNSKYRYIWGLITGLSFSLGFLFRSFMIFLPIVALSPYLILQHRRHRHLANPMLYLGFILGLAPTVFWLRLSSLRFGGDSFAELINFVTKLSSSERRNNNWAYYFWNVFILAFPWSLFSFLGAGLLIHKFLVKFNYKNQEDYKKKNLPSRLSLKNRIWKQSLQFLIKVQYASQFKYSRDFSILIFFPLILLIELTTFSTRLSHYSLCLYPFIAFLAAIGLNWLGKIWDKPTKQFKIQNTALFSKVDFSPLYLSSNLILQTLNYVFGTLGILLLLAGTVVFFISDSDGEIRNYAIVGLVLGLCWLTLPLVWIARCRLGKNLITARYWIGVWLISSWLSLAVTGSLGLLSNYNPDFQAFLQKPEISQTLQNNPINFVNVGGKTGVLINFYTPKHGKRVKEISQITSPSYAWIREKQAAQISQPYRVIGEVQKYQLIKLE, encoded by the coding sequence ATGCTGTCCGAACTAAAGTTTTCTATCATTAAACAAAAGTTTAGAACCTCAAAAGGTTTTTCTTATTTAAGTTTATTAGTTTGGATGCTGCCGTTATTGTTATTAGGTATAAGTAATAACAGCCTAATGGCTCATGATGAAGGGCTTTACGCTTGGCGATCGCGTCTAATGTTCGATTCAGGAGACTGGATAAATCCCTGGGAAACTCCTCATCACAAAACACCAGGTTTTTATTGGTTGATTGCTATCTTTTACAGTTTATTTGGGATTAGTGAAATTAGCGTTCGTTTACCAAATCTAATTGGTAGTATTTTAAGTATATTTTTAGTATATGAAATTGGCACAATATTATTAAATAAAAAGGTTGCTTGGCTTGCTAGCGCTATCCTGAGCGTAGAGTTTTTATGGCTACAATATTCTCGTTTGGGAACTCCAGATGTAGCGATGGTTTTTCTGGTGTTGTTAGGAATTTGGTCTTTATTAAAATCGGAATTAAATTCCAAATATCGTTATATATGGGGTTTAATTACTGGATTAAGTTTTTCTCTGGGCTTCTTATTTAGAAGCTTTATGATTTTTTTGCCGATAGTGGCTTTATCGCCTTATTTAATATTGCAGCATCGCCGCCACAGACATTTAGCAAATCCAATGTTGTATCTAGGATTTATTTTGGGTTTGGCACCTACTGTATTCTGGCTAAGACTAAGTTCTTTACGGTTTGGTGGTGATAGCTTCGCAGAACTCATAAATTTTGTGACTAAACTGAGTTCAAGCGAACGTCGCAATAATAATTGGGCTTATTATTTTTGGAATGTATTTATTTTAGCTTTTCCTTGGTCGTTGTTTAGCTTTTTAGGTGCGGGTTTATTAATTCATAAATTTTTAGTTAAATTCAACTATAAAAATCAAGAAGATTATAAAAAAAAGAATCTGCCTTCCCGATTGAGCTTGAAAAATAGAATTTGGAAGCAGAGTCTGCAATTTTTAATAAAAGTGCAATATGCAAGTCAATTTAAATATTCGAGAGATTTTTCAATATTAATATTTTTTCCGCTGATTTTATTGATTGAACTCACTACTTTTTCAACTCGCTTGTCTCACTACAGTCTGTGTTTATATCCTTTTATTGCTTTTCTGGCTGCGATTGGGTTGAATTGGTTGGGAAAGATTTGGGATAAACCAACAAAGCAATTCAAGATACAAAATACAGCTTTATTTTCTAAAGTTGATTTTTCGCCTTTATATTTATCGTCAAATCTGATTCTGCAAACTTTAAACTATGTCTTTGGTACTTTAGGAATTCTACTGTTGTTAGCGGGTACGGTTGTTTTCTTTATCAGCGACAGTGATGGAGAAATCCGTAATTACGCAATTGTTGGTTTAGTATTGGGCTTATGTTGGCTAACTTTACCTTTAGTTTGGATTGCTCGCTGTCGTTTAGGTAAAAATTTAATTACTGCACGTTATTGGATAGGGGTTTGGTTGATTTCTAGCTGGTTGAGCTTAGCAGTAACTGGTAGTCTGGGTTTGCTAAGCAACTATAATCCTGATTTTCAAGCATTTTTACAAAAACCTGAAATTAGTCAAACGCTGCAAAATAATCCCATAAATTTCGTTAATGTTGGTGGAAAAACTGGGGTTTTGATAAATTTCTATACCCCGAAACACGGCAAACGAGTGAAGGAAATTTCCCAAATTACTTCTCCGAGCTATGCTTGGATACGCGAAAAACAAGCCGCTCAAATCTCGCAACCTTACCGCGTTATCGGTGAAGTGCAAAAATATCAGTTGATTAAATTGGAATGA
- a CDS encoding class I SAM-dependent methyltransferase — MMLGPNQRMKLDDTDDKLFYGLPRFVTHVDDGFIQQLTDLYRQRLLPDTRIFDMMSSWVSHLPKEMQFSHVEGHGLNQEELARNSRFNHYFVQNLNENPKLPLKDQEFDAVLNCVSVQYLQYPEAIFTEIHRILKPGGMAIFSFSNRMFYQKAIQAWRDSSEAGRVQLVKSYFQSVQGFTPPEVIKNQSTAPNFLQWLGAGGGDPFYAVIAHRN, encoded by the coding sequence ATCATGCTGGGGCCAAATCAACGGATGAAATTAGACGATACGGATGATAAGTTATTTTACGGACTTCCCCGTTTTGTGACTCATGTAGATGATGGGTTTATTCAACAGCTTACAGACTTATATCGCCAACGTTTGCTGCCAGATACACGCATTTTTGACATGATGAGTAGCTGGGTTTCTCATTTACCAAAAGAAATGCAGTTTAGCCATGTTGAAGGGCACGGACTAAATCAAGAAGAATTGGCACGTAATTCCAGATTTAACCATTATTTTGTCCAAAACCTCAACGAAAATCCTAAATTACCGCTAAAAGACCAAGAATTTGATGCCGTTCTTAATTGCGTATCCGTACAGTATTTACAGTATCCAGAAGCAATATTTACGGAAATTCATCGCATACTCAAACCTGGTGGTATGGCAATCTTCAGCTTTTCCAACAGAATGTTTTATCAAAAAGCAATTCAAGCATGGCGCGATAGTAGCGAAGCCGGTAGAGTGCAATTAGTTAAAAGCTATTTTCAATCTGTTCAAGGATTTACTCCTCCAGAAGTAATCAAAAATCAATCAACAGCACCAAATTTCCTCCAGTGGTTAGGTGCGGGAGGTGGTGACCCATTTTATGCTGTTATAGCTCATCGAAATTAA
- the alr gene encoding alanine racemase, with translation MNQHHIEVIVSADKFKNNISYIRERVQPSELCVVMKANAYGHGLKDLAPTAVAAGADYIGICTNPEATIIRDLGLDVKLLRLRMALSQELQESIESLNIEEQIGSIEAANYLSEAGINKGKKIPVHINIDTGMGRSGFYSNQIDELKRVCGLSGIDIVGIMTHFASSDGEDLDFTRKQIEDFYKAREVLKDYVDHKVLTHTHNSAATVRVSNESNRLVRVGAACYGVRTSQDFENPPELEPVMSVKTRVAQVRQVPKGKTIGYGSLFTTQRDSLIASLPVGFGEGYPRSLFNKGIVLIKGYRCPVVGRVSLNITTVDITDIPEPVEWGDEVVLIGTQGSEEITFEELADKFASVHTEINLMAGFMNQVSYV, from the coding sequence ATGAATCAGCATCATATCGAAGTAATAGTTTCAGCAGATAAGTTCAAAAATAATATCAGCTATATTCGCGAACGCGTTCAGCCTTCCGAACTATGTGTAGTCATGAAAGCTAATGCTTACGGGCATGGTTTGAAAGACTTAGCACCTACAGCAGTGGCAGCAGGTGCGGACTATATAGGTATTTGTACTAACCCCGAAGCAACAATTATTCGCGATTTAGGTTTAGACGTAAAACTATTGCGTTTGCGGATGGCTTTATCTCAAGAATTGCAAGAATCCATCGAATCGCTGAATATAGAGGAGCAGATAGGAAGCATCGAAGCAGCTAACTATCTTTCAGAAGCAGGCATAAACAAGGGAAAAAAAATTCCCGTACATATCAACATCGATACAGGAATGGGTAGGAGCGGTTTTTATTCCAACCAAATAGATGAACTTAAACGAGTTTGCGGACTATCCGGTATTGATATCGTGGGTATCATGACTCACTTTGCAAGTTCCGACGGCGAAGATTTAGATTTTACCCGCAAACAAATAGAAGACTTTTACAAAGCACGTGAAGTCCTCAAAGATTACGTAGACCATAAAGTGCTAACACACACTCATAACAGCGCTGCAACGGTACGTGTCAGCAACGAAAGCAACCGTTTAGTAAGAGTTGGAGCAGCCTGTTACGGCGTGCGAACCTCCCAGGATTTTGAAAATCCTCCCGAGCTAGAGCCAGTTATGTCAGTAAAAACTAGGGTTGCACAAGTCAGACAGGTGCCAAAAGGTAAAACCATCGGTTATGGCAGCTTATTTACTACTCAACGGGATAGTTTAATTGCATCATTACCAGTAGGTTTTGGTGAAGGTTATCCCCGTTCGTTATTCAATAAAGGTATTGTTTTAATTAAAGGTTATCGGTGTCCCGTAGTCGGAAGAGTATCGTTGAACATCACTACCGTAGATATTACAGACATTCCCGAACCAGTAGAATGGGGTGACGAAGTAGTATTAATCGGAACTCAAGGTAGCGAAGAAATAACCTTTGAGGAACTAGCAGATAAATTTGCCAGCGTACATACCGAAATCAACTTGATGGCTGGTTTTATGAATCAGGTTAGTTATGTTTAA
- a CDS encoding pentapeptide repeat-containing protein — protein MNLSIRHWLVENYIEISQIKEYSQGQMTGVALRIIRNMEVKSPSLLNICTLAEVLELPIEYVWHEVGVFARLTRSILNLLKPGLPLSRNQGTWLAFQVGYLQALEEVLIEEESLSRVWLQRGLLSARKGEEGKVSANALVKPLPDERLQALIQILREEKLSDVKAEEALLKVANSSFVQQMNSVAVAWLVANSVLEVEAELIIQRLNKKLLGHLIVVVSENAATLVQLQKFFRLGNSVEFKTTQINSQFHHSNDNIDFNKEKYRASLITKLGEPLLIESFSIKDIYIPPSGLPVKGNHQPVDLMKWVVSQLDDNETITVIESESGWGKTSFCQILAARIARKLYPEWMPLHINLSETIIGDNFIETLQSTFSKNSEINLAAWLEESQTKYLLILDGFNELPNYAEDKMAIAVFLEQLVEFQWRFKHKIILTSQNWALEDILSKTALKLQRIKIQPWAQDEWKLWFANWATVQSMEVSQSFFKFLKKHKAFSKKSHFLLSDLVRQPLMLYLLGVLHRDELLDDEILECSTNPQITNASVALWKIHERLNQWLLGYPVRSFSQKMLAASISTHIHRTSEAVNCLLKNRHPQTLINQIQAVALQILHSRKTKIKLQTDSNQLPAFYFQTITINQEQNNFTNNINSTLFSASKIKFTHGKFGEYLCAASIVEKLAALTKHSRNNYGEIIFALDSPEKIAEHLYQLLGYGILTQEIEELVIEGLRQKQKHKFSFELLCNRLQSFWYAYSAGRWLDEGIAHKAWAYFKQLQNYLNVEQVNAAVGINVFLLLSACYKQTKRSFSPCSNAFSATEFHPQALTKLIAKTAVFYSDLTRHRISQKSLTFLNLVKADLTQTMLAGFNFANANLANVQLKDACLTGANLADVNLTGADLTGANLTNANLTNAKLTGANLTGANLLGVNLDLVNLSNTCLFQAIIAENQKETAIANGAVFSLDKFEELKRLLSYQLQADDTDGGEKTEIAFQVSESSPARETNPIVGHIESAEGEPMMSLDLDDYGEDETVVRTTDF, from the coding sequence ATGAATTTGAGCATTCGGCATTGGTTGGTAGAAAATTATATTGAAATAAGCCAAATAAAAGAGTATTCGCAGGGACAAATGACAGGTGTTGCCTTGCGAATTATTCGGAATATGGAAGTTAAAAGCCCCTCTTTGCTTAATATATGTACTTTAGCAGAAGTTCTGGAACTTCCTATAGAGTATGTTTGGCATGAGGTTGGTGTATTTGCTCGCTTAACCCGAAGCATTTTAAATTTATTAAAACCTGGGCTGCCTTTGAGTCGCAATCAAGGTACTTGGTTAGCGTTTCAAGTTGGTTATTTGCAAGCTTTAGAAGAAGTGTTAATTGAGGAAGAAAGTCTTTCCCGAGTTTGGCTGCAAAGAGGGTTGCTTTCTGCTCGAAAAGGGGAGGAGGGGAAAGTTTCGGCGAATGCTTTAGTAAAACCTTTGCCTGATGAACGTTTGCAGGCGTTAATACAAATTCTGCGGGAAGAAAAACTCAGCGACGTGAAAGCGGAAGAGGCGCTCTTAAAGGTTGCTAATTCTTCTTTTGTACAGCAAATGAATTCTGTTGCTGTAGCTTGGTTGGTGGCTAATAGCGTTTTAGAAGTGGAAGCTGAATTAATTATTCAGCGATTAAACAAGAAACTGTTGGGACATTTAATTGTAGTTGTCAGCGAGAATGCAGCTACTTTAGTTCAATTACAAAAATTTTTTAGGTTGGGAAATTCTGTAGAATTCAAAACTACACAAATCAATTCTCAATTTCATCATAGTAACGATAATATTGATTTTAATAAAGAAAAATATCGGGCAAGCTTAATAACAAAACTTGGCGAACCTTTGTTGATAGAATCTTTCTCTATCAAGGATATATATATACCACCTAGTGGTTTACCTGTGAAAGGAAATCATCAGCCAGTTGATTTAATGAAATGGGTGGTTTCACAACTGGATGACAATGAAACTATTACCGTAATAGAATCAGAATCTGGCTGGGGAAAAACAAGCTTTTGTCAAATACTAGCCGCACGAATAGCGCGAAAGCTTTATCCTGAATGGATGCCGTTACATATTAACCTTAGTGAAACCATTATTGGTGATAATTTTATAGAAACCCTACAATCTACCTTTTCTAAAAATTCTGAAATTAATTTAGCTGCTTGGCTAGAAGAATCTCAAACTAAATACTTATTAATACTTGATGGATTTAACGAACTACCCAACTACGCTGAAGATAAAATGGCGATCGCTGTTTTTTTAGAGCAATTAGTTGAATTCCAGTGGCGCTTCAAGCATAAAATTATTTTGACAAGTCAAAACTGGGCTTTAGAAGATATCCTCAGCAAAACAGCGTTGAAATTACAGCGGATTAAGATTCAACCTTGGGCACAAGATGAGTGGAAGCTGTGGTTTGCAAATTGGGCAACTGTGCAATCTATGGAAGTTTCTCAAAGCTTCTTTAAATTCTTGAAAAAGCATAAAGCGTTTTCTAAAAAATCTCACTTTTTGCTATCAGATTTAGTTCGTCAACCCTTGATGTTGTATTTGCTAGGGGTATTGCACCGCGATGAACTACTTGATGATGAAATTTTAGAATGTTCTACAAATCCTCAAATAACAAATGCATCTGTGGCGTTGTGGAAAATTCACGAGCGTTTAAATCAATGGTTATTAGGTTATCCAGTTCGTAGTTTTAGTCAAAAAATGCTAGCTGCGTCTATCTCTACACATATTCACCGTACTTCAGAAGCCGTGAATTGCCTTTTAAAAAATCGCCATCCCCAAACATTAATCAATCAAATACAGGCAGTAGCACTGCAAATTTTACATTCAAGAAAGACCAAAATTAAATTACAAACTGATTCTAACCAGCTACCAGCATTTTATTTCCAAACTATAACTATCAACCAAGAACAAAATAATTTTACTAATAACATCAATTCAACCTTATTTTCTGCCTCTAAAATAAAATTTACTCATGGAAAATTTGGCGAATACCTATGTGCCGCATCGATTGTAGAAAAATTAGCAGCTTTAACGAAACACAGCCGTAATAATTATGGAGAAATAATTTTTGCTCTAGATTCTCCCGAGAAAATAGCCGAGCATCTTTATCAATTACTTGGCTACGGAATTCTCACGCAAGAAATTGAAGAACTGGTTATAGAAGGATTGCGACAAAAACAAAAGCATAAATTTTCCTTTGAATTATTGTGCAACCGACTGCAATCTTTTTGGTACGCTTACTCTGCTGGGCGTTGGTTAGATGAAGGAATAGCACATAAGGCTTGGGCTTATTTTAAACAGCTACAGAATTATCTAAATGTAGAACAGGTAAATGCAGCAGTGGGAATTAATGTATTTTTGTTACTCAGTGCTTGCTACAAACAAACAAAACGGAGTTTTTCACCTTGCTCAAATGCATTTTCTGCAACTGAGTTTCATCCCCAAGCATTAACAAAGTTGATTGCCAAAACAGCAGTTTTTTACTCAGATTTGACTAGACACAGAATCAGTCAAAAATCTTTGACATTTCTCAACTTGGTAAAAGCCGACTTAACGCAAACCATGTTGGCTGGATTTAATTTTGCCAATGCTAATTTAGCCAATGTTCAGTTAAAAGATGCTTGCTTAACGGGAGCAAATCTTGCTGATGTCAACTTAACTGGTGCTGATTTGACTGGTGCAAATTTGACAAATGCAAATTTAACAAATGCCAAATTAACCGGCGCTAATCTTACAGGTGCAAATCTTTTAGGAGTCAATCTTGATTTAGTCAATCTTTCCAATACTTGCTTATTTCAAGCTATCATTGCGGAAAATCAAAAAGAGACTGCTATAGCAAATGGTGCAGTATTTTCTTTAGATAAATTTGAAGAACTTAAACGTTTGCTTTCATATCAATTACAAGCAGATGATACAGATGGAGGGGAAAAAACGGAGATTGCTTTTCAAGTTAGTGAATCGTCTCCCGCGAGGGAAACAAATCCCATAGTAGGGCATATTGAAAGTGCTGAAGGCGAACCAATGATGTCTTTAGATTTAGATGATTATGGCGAAGATGAAACCGTTGTTAGAACTACCGATTTTTAA
- a CDS encoding DUF3685 domain-containing protein, protein MSDRPLKLLLIDSDPIFRLGLRQTLDEFPELQVVAEAETYTSALQILAELAQQDANLVNLVVLEPDNNRSANNQELGLQLIRQLKKQYPNLPILLLCHILQPGMLVALKAEGVNGYCPKGTPISELIIAMQEIAAGNYYWVHESQQLREWNGETLGERLIPKPKSPKSLINKLRNNLRESGIGYIKPNLTEVTKQLQIPGLTVLNKAILAGRRRELLAAQWLLNNLVDSNGKQQQTPLNNVIPSTELPLTNSASRSITVTNSRINPSSPPLLSPRALQATLLASCINKLQFSLQNVTDIPLEIDILREDKKRELLYLLLQKFADSLDELRTAEVEINLLNEVALKLLADVWEAATKEYFGKFSRIKIGNIEVETVDVLLQDAVIVQTEIINKIPSIVELFSYLIFHTELYIDNTSYAPGSYEANEHAAMILENMLINLANAVIQPLLNRLADVEVFKKDYYNRQLISTREIERFRNNLSWKYRWQNYVGEAQQIFESRHELFVLAPRGIAKAFVYSPRNNELSQLGGIPLVVTLLLELRDAATPRVQSLVSFLGNGVVFVLTRVVGRGVGLIVRGVLQGIGSASLPERKRNRD, encoded by the coding sequence ATGAGCGATCGCCCTCTAAAATTATTGTTAATTGATTCCGATCCCATTTTTAGGTTGGGATTGCGTCAAACTCTCGATGAATTTCCGGAGTTGCAAGTTGTAGCAGAAGCAGAAACTTATACCAGTGCGTTGCAAATTTTAGCAGAATTAGCGCAGCAAGACGCTAATTTAGTCAACTTAGTAGTTTTAGAACCTGATAATAATCGTTCTGCGAATAATCAAGAACTTGGTTTACAACTAATTAGACAATTGAAAAAGCAGTATCCAAATTTACCTATTCTGCTTCTGTGTCATATTCTTCAACCCGGAATGCTGGTAGCTTTAAAAGCTGAGGGAGTAAATGGCTACTGCCCCAAGGGTACTCCCATTTCCGAATTAATAATTGCCATGCAAGAAATCGCGGCAGGAAATTATTATTGGGTACATGAATCCCAACAATTACGAGAATGGAATGGCGAAACATTGGGGGAAAGATTAATCCCAAAACCCAAATCTCCTAAGTCTCTAATTAATAAGTTACGTAATAATCTACGTGAATCGGGAATCGGTTATATCAAACCTAACTTGACGGAAGTTACCAAACAACTGCAAATCCCCGGATTAACAGTGCTAAACAAAGCTATTTTAGCTGGAAGAAGACGAGAACTACTTGCAGCACAATGGTTGCTTAATAATTTGGTAGATTCCAACGGCAAGCAACAACAAACTCCTCTCAACAATGTTATTCCTTCCACAGAATTACCATTAACCAACTCGGCAAGTAGGAGTATTACCGTCACTAACTCTAGAATCAATCCTTCTTCACCACCTTTACTCAGTCCCCGAGCTTTACAAGCAACATTACTAGCATCTTGTATTAACAAACTTCAGTTTAGCTTACAAAATGTGACAGATATTCCTTTAGAAATAGATATTTTACGAGAAGATAAAAAGCGAGAATTACTTTATTTACTACTCCAAAAATTTGCAGATTCCCTTGATGAATTACGTACTGCCGAAGTAGAAATAAACTTATTAAATGAAGTTGCTCTTAAATTATTAGCAGATGTATGGGAAGCCGCAACAAAAGAATATTTCGGTAAATTTTCGCGGATAAAAATAGGAAACATCGAAGTAGAAACTGTAGATGTATTATTGCAAGATGCGGTTATAGTACAAACAGAAATTATAAATAAAATTCCTTCAATAGTCGAATTATTCTCTTACTTAATATTTCATACAGAGCTTTATATAGATAATACATCTTATGCACCGGGTAGCTACGAAGCTAACGAACACGCTGCCATGATTTTAGAAAATATGCTAATTAACCTTGCCAATGCCGTCATACAGCCATTGTTAAATAGATTAGCAGATGTAGAAGTTTTCAAAAAAGACTATTACAATCGCCAACTAATTTCCACCAGAGAAATCGAACGCTTCCGAAACAATTTGTCGTGGAAATATCGCTGGCAAAACTACGTAGGTGAAGCTCAGCAAATATTTGAGAGTCGTCACGAACTATTCGTACTCGCACCTCGCGGTATAGCCAAAGCATTTGTATATTCACCCCGTAACAATGAATTATCCCAACTTGGAGGAATCCCCTTAGTAGTTACATTATTACTAGAATTACGAGATGCAGCCACACCCCGCGTACAATCTCTAGTATCTTTCCTAGGAAACGGCGTAGTTTTCGTTCTCACCCGTGTAGTAGGTAGAGGAGTTGGTTTAATTGTTCGCGGTGTTCTTCAAGGTATCGGTAGCGCTTCTTTACCCGAAAGAAAGAGGAATCGGGATTAA
- a CDS encoding NAD(P)/FAD-dependent oxidoreductase produces the protein MSVDYDIVIIGGSFVGRDAALKAVQQRAKVALVEPRFRNELIQLQGIGEVGKVVGKINNLNKLGFLNQAQKKEKFQIPLDKTILWGCTVAANINEQLSPAFLTGQGVDVIVGSGNFQASPDLCFIVNNRKLIARRFLLATGSIPAIPDIEGLRKTGFLTLLDIWQVLESSTPPKSWVILGGTPQSVEIAQSLARLGYEVTFITNSPYIISPIDREVAQLLQAQLEVDGVRVLTQTTVSQIRFIGGKKWLQAGDTAIETDEILVAVAEKPFIKSFNLAAVGVKYNSRSLLVDQKLQTTNRRIYACGDVIGGYNLPNIADYEAKIAIKNALLFPKYKINYRAIPWGILTQPGLAQVGLTQRQAKNRYGKNDILILRQYFKVLATAQLTDETTGICKIIVRRNGEILGASLLGAEARELINVIALAIAEKIKINKLADLSPVYSSFSEIIEQTAWEWSKQKFESRRLQDFWDGLFYFLRSRG, from the coding sequence ATGTCAGTTGATTACGATATTGTGATTATCGGCGGCAGCTTTGTTGGAAGAGATGCTGCTTTGAAGGCTGTTCAACAAAGAGCTAAGGTTGCTTTAGTTGAGCCGCGATTTCGTAACGAGTTAATTCAACTTCAGGGAATAGGAGAGGTTGGTAAAGTTGTTGGAAAAATAAATAATTTAAACAAGTTAGGTTTTCTTAATCAAGCACAGAAGAAAGAAAAATTTCAAATTCCTTTAGACAAAACAATTTTATGGGGTTGTACTGTTGCGGCTAATATCAACGAACAGCTTTCACCTGCTTTTTTAACGGGGCAAGGTGTTGATGTAATTGTGGGTAGCGGTAATTTTCAAGCTTCACCGGATTTATGTTTTATTGTTAATAATCGTAAGTTAATAGCACGTCGTTTTTTACTCGCTACGGGTTCGATTCCAGCTATTCCAGATATTGAAGGATTGCGAAAAACTGGTTTTTTGACTTTGTTGGATATTTGGCAAGTTTTGGAAAGCTCGACACCACCTAAAAGTTGGGTAATTCTCGGTGGTACTCCTCAAAGTGTAGAAATCGCTCAAAGCTTAGCAAGACTAGGTTATGAAGTTACGTTTATAACTAATAGTCCTTATATTATCTCTCCTATCGATCGAGAAGTTGCTCAGTTGCTGCAAGCGCAATTAGAAGTCGATGGGGTACGTGTTTTAACACAAACTACTGTGAGTCAGATTAGATTCATTGGAGGTAAAAAATGGCTGCAAGCAGGTGATACAGCGATTGAAACTGATGAAATATTAGTTGCTGTAGCCGAAAAACCTTTTATCAAATCATTTAATTTAGCTGCTGTGGGAGTAAAGTACAATTCGCGCAGTTTATTAGTTGATCAAAAATTACAAACTACCAACCGGCGAATTTATGCTTGTGGAGATGTTATTGGCGGCTATAATTTACCAAACATCGCCGATTATGAAGCGAAAATTGCGATAAAAAATGCTTTATTATTTCCTAAATATAAAATTAATTATCGGGCTATTCCCTGGGGAATTTTAACTCAACCGGGCTTAGCTCAAGTTGGTTTAACGCAAAGACAAGCCAAGAATAGATACGGCAAAAATGATATTTTAATTTTGCGTCAGTATTTTAAAGTATTAGCAACTGCTCAATTAACAGACGAAACTACAGGTATTTGTAAAATCATTGTTCGTCGTAATGGTGAAATATTGGGAGCTTCTTTATTGGGAGCCGAAGCAAGAGAGTTAATAAATGTAATTGCTTTAGCTATTGCGGAAAAAATCAAAATTAATAAATTAGCTGATTTATCACCGGTTTATTCGAGCTTTTCAGAAATCATCGAACAAACAGCATGGGAATGGAGCAAGCAGAAATTTGAAAGTAGGCGTTTGCAAGATTTTTGGGACGGTTTATTTTACTTTTTGCGTAGTAGGGGATAG